Sequence from the Fictibacillus arsenicus genome:
TGATTCCCGGAAGAGCAGGCGGTGCTGGGATCGGCAATTTGAACATCGCAAACACAAATCCTACAACGGCACCCGTAATGATCGATAAAAGAATTAATTTCATCTATATGTACCCCCTAATCGAATCGAGTTTACCAAATCTATCTCTTTATAATATGGCTCGATGTGCGAACAATATCCCAAATTGAATAGCACCCTTATTATTTTTGAGACAGTTCATAATGTTTTTTAATGATTCGGATTTGACCGCGGTGGCTTAGTTCGTCTTCAAAAACATGAAACCATTTAAAATAGTTATTTGAGAGCTCATCCTCCCACCATGGTGTGGTTTCATAGAGCCATGAATCAGGAAGCTGCCTAAAGAGCTCAAGCGATTTTTCACGCGTTTTTGCCATGTCTTCTAGATAGAATTCAGCTGGATTGCCCGAAATGATTATAGCCGCCTCGCCTAAATCCAAGGCGGGCTGAAGTGTGTCTGCATATCGTTCAATTTCTTCATCCGGCAAGTCTTTGGCCTCAGTCGTTAAATATTGATAAATCTTCTCCACCGCCACTAGGTGTGCGAGCAGCATCCCAATCGAGTTCCCTGTTCCGTTAATTCTGTAATCTAGAGCTTCGACCGATAGATCCTGAACGGCTCTTATCGTTGTTTCTCGCGTGTAGTCCATCATACTGATCAATGTTGAAAAATCTTTCGAATACCCTTCGATCTCCCCGATCACAAACGGGCTTTTGCTTGATGTTGTCATAATAAATTCCCCC
This genomic interval carries:
- a CDS encoding XapX domain-containing protein, producing MKLILLSIITGAVVGFVFAMFKLPIPAPPALPGIMGIVGIYLGFQLYGWVAATFLK
- a CDS encoding DinB family protein, which produces MTTSSKSPFVIGEIEGYSKDFSTLISMMDYTRETTIRAVQDLSVEALDYRINGTGNSIGMLLAHLVAVEKIYQYLTTEAKDLPDEEIERYADTLQPALDLGEAAIIISGNPAEFYLEDMAKTREKSLELFRQLPDSWLYETTPWWEDELSNNYFKWFHVFEDELSHRGQIRIIKKHYELSQK